From Negativicutes bacterium:
TTTCGGTTCTTACAGAGATCGCCGCAAACAGGATCAGAGCGCTGCCATACCGGCGGAGCGGTTCAGGCTGCCTGTATTGAAAATATGGGTAATTGTCCCAGGGCAAACTCTTTGCAGCAGCGATAATTGGAGTATGCAGAAGCCACAGCCGGAAAGCCAGGCAAAGCAATGAGGAAAAGCAATCGACTTTCTCGAGAAATCTGTAAATCCGCACTGAAATGAGAAAAAACCAATTATTCGCCGCGAATTTGCCGGCGATTCTCTGAATATTCAGCGCGTTATTTTCGCTGCGGCGTCTGCCAAAGCGTTTTGTATGGATGTTGCGCGCAAAAGCTTCAAAAAGAATGACCGCTGGATCTGTCAAATCAGCTGCTCAAATGCTGATCTGACTTTGTTTGTCGATGCGGAAATGAACGCGGGAAACCAGACAATTTAACCTTAACCCAAGGCGACATCTAAAACCATCATGATCAGAAAACCGAGCATCACCCCTAAGGTGCCGATATTGGAATGTTCTCCCAGATGAGCCTCCGGGATCAGTTCCTCCACAACCACATACATCATGGCACCCGCCGCAAACGATAAAAGCCAGGGCATATACGGTATAATTACGCCGGCGAGCAGCACCGTCAAAACACCAAAAACAGGTTCCACAATCCCGGACATACTGCCCAGGAAAAAGGCTCTTTGCGGACTGACGCCTTCCTGACGAAGCGGCAGCGAGATAGCGGCTCCCTCCGGAAAATTTTGTATGCCAATGCCGAGCGCCAAAGCCAGTGCGGAAGCATAAACCGCCGATTCACCGCCATGTTGGGCAGCCAAAGCGAAGGAAAGGCCCACCGCCATTCCTTCGGGGATATTATGCAGCGTGACCGCCATGACCAGCAAAGAGGTTCGTTTCATCGAGGAAGACAAACCTTCTCTTGTGTTTTTCTGCGGATGCAAATGCGGAATCAGTTGATCCAGCAGGTATAAAAAAGCGATCCCCAAAATAAATCCCCCGGCTGCCGGCAGCCAGCCAATCTGCCCGTTTGCCTGGGCCTCTTCAATAGCGGGGATTAAGAGGCTCCAGACGGATGCCGCAATCATGACACCGGCGGCAAAACCAAGAAATATTTTTTGGATACCGCCGCTCATGGATTTGCGGAATAAAAAAACCATGGCAGCGCCGAGGGTAGTCATGAGAAACGTAAAACCGGTTCCGGCGCCGGCCCATAATAATGCCTTTATCACATTTTCACCTCGTTCAAATCTTTTTCATTTTCTTCGTTGATCTATTCCGCATCTTAGGATCGAACCCCTTTTTGCTCTATTGAAACCGCTTAGTTTCAGCTTCTTCTCTAAAAGCATGTGAGAACCTTAGGGGATTAAAAATATGGCTGATTTGATCATAATCTGGGTGGAACTGTTTTGTCTGTATAAGATCGTTGATTGTAAGCTTAAAACAGCGGAGTGCCTTTGTTCAGCCATGCCTGGTTTGACTAATTGGAGGATCTTTTGATGAATCCTTGATTGAGCTGCCGGCGTATTTTCAGTAATATTGCCAGAACGAAGTGAAAAAATCGTTAGCTCTACCTGCCGTTTGAACGTCCCTGCTGCGTTCAAACGGCAGGTTATTTTTTGTTAGAAAAAATGCTGAAAATAATTATTGACATATGTCATAAACCATGTATAATAAGAATTGAAAGCGGCATATGTCAAAAACAAAAGGAGGTGAATGACATGCCAAGGAGAGATGGGACCGGCCCAGTGGGTGCGGGAGCAATGACCGGAAGAGGGTTAGGTACATGCGGAGCTCATGCAGTAAAGTATGGTGCTGGCTTGGGATTAGCCTTAGGCTTAGGTTATGCTTGCAGGCGTGGTTTTGGATGTGGCTTTGGAAGAAATGCTTTTTTCAATCCGAGCTCTGCTAAAACACCAAAAGCGCTACTCCAGGAACAAAAAGAGGCATTGCAAAGACGGCTTGAAGTGATTAATCAGCAATTAGAAAATTCATGAGAAATGGCAGAAGTAACCAGACTTAGTTCTGGTTACTTCTGTACCTGTAAATGAATGAGATTTCGTTCTCTCCATTTTTCAAGAGGAAGACAAAGCGAGATTTCCATCATGACTGCGAAGTATGAGATATAGATGGTGCAGAATTTATGAAAAGTTTCGCAATCAACAACCGCAAAAAAAAAATTAGAATGGAGGATTACATTGAAAATAGCAATACCAGTAGAGAGTAAAGGAATAGAATCGGATGTGTGCCCGTCCTATGGGCGTGCGCCATTTTTCCTCTTCTATAATACGCTCACCAAAGAAAGTTATTATTTAGATAACAGTGCCGTCGCCAGCCAAGGTGGAGCGGGGATCAGAGCGGCTCAGGTACTGGCAGATCATGGTGTTAAGGCACTGCTAACACCGCGTTGCGGCGAAAATGCAAAAGAGGTTCTGCAAAAAGCGGAGATTTTTGTCTATAAAACAATCCCCGGAACAGCGAAACAAAATATAGATGCCTACTTAGCCGGGCAACTCATCTCACTCAGTGATTTTCATCCAAGCCTTCATGGTCATGAAAAATAAGAGCACCAAAATTGCCGTGCTGAGTGGTAAAGGGGGTACAGGCAAGACACTGATTGCCGTTAATTTGGCTGCAGCAGCGGGGAAATCTGTCTATATTGACTGTGATGTAGAAGAACCAAATGGCTATCTGTTTTTCAAACCTGAAGCTGTTGATGAAGAAGACATCACGGTGAAAATACCTGTTATCGCTACAGCGCTATGCAAGGGTTGCCGCCAATGTGTAGATTTTTGCAAATTCAACGCGCTTGCTTTTATCAAGAATAAGCCGTATGTCTTTGAAGAAGTCTGTCACTCCTGCGGAGGTTGTCTGCTGCTCTGCCCGGAAAAAGCAATTACTGAGAAAGAAAAGAAGATTGGAAAAATCGAAAAAGGCGTATCCGGTCGGGTTACGGTAAATACCGGAGTGATGAACACCGGTGAGACTTCCGGTATTCCGATCATAAAAAAACTTTTGCATGAAAATAACAGCCATAACGAAGTTCCTGTCTGGATCGATTGCCCTCCGGGTAGTGCCTGCCTTGTTATGGAATGTATTAAGGATGCGGATTATTGCATATTGGTAGCTGAACCAACTTTGTTTGGCGTGCAAAACCTCAATATGGTCTATGATTTGGTCAGGTTATTCGGTAAACCATATGGAGTGGTGCTCAACAAATGCTTGAATGGTGAGAATCCTGCGGAAAAGTTCTGTACGGAAAGAAGTATTCCAATTTTAGGACGGATACCGTTTGATCATGAGCTTGGAATGTTGAATTCAGATGCCAAAATAGTTGCAAGAGAAAACGAGAGATTTCGGATATTATTCTCTACCCTGCTTGAAAGCGTGATGAAGGAGGTGCGACATGAAACAATTGTTGATTCTCAGCGGTAAAGGCGGCACCGGCAAGACAACAATAGCCAGTGCTTGCATCAAAATTTCTAACGCTGCAGCTTTTGCCGATTGTGATGTTGATGCACCTAACCTTCATTTAGTCATGATGTTGACCTGCGAGCCAAAGCATACAGATTATTATGGCATGCCAAAAGCCGAGATAGACATCAAAAAGTGTACTGCTTGCGGAAAATGTACAGAGTTTTGCCGGTTCCAGGCAATTTCCCCACTTGGAGGCTATAAAGTAGATCCATTTGCCTGTGAAGGGTGTGGTGTTTGTGTAGCGATTTGCCCGGTGGGAGCTGTTTTACTAAAACCCACGATAGCGGGGAAGATGATGTTATATACGGATAACGGTAAAGTTTTCTCGACAGCACAATTAAAAATGGGCAGCGGTAGCTCGGGAATGCTTGTTACCAAGGTGAAAAATCAAATGAAATCAGCTTCAGGGCCAGCTACCGAGTTAGCTATCATCGATGGTTCGCCGGGAATTGGCTGTCCGGTCATTGCCTCTCTCAGTGGTATTGATATGGTCTTGATTGTGGCGGAACCAACAATATCCGGGATCAGCGACATGGAACGCATTATAAAAACTGCCGGGATATTCCAGACTAAGATCGGGGTATGTGTCAATAAATATGATACCAATCTCGCGAATACGGAAAGGATCGAAGAATTCTGCCGGGTGAAAGGCCTTTTGTTTACAGGAAAGATCCCGTTCGATCCTGAAGCGGTTAAGGCAATTAACCAGGGGATGACTATCGTTGACGTTGTTTGCCCGTCTGGGACTGCTGTAAAAGAAGTTTTCAGCAACAGCTTACAATTGCTTTACAAGGAAGACAATAAGCCAAGAGCATGAATGCAAAGGGATGGAACCTACAAAAGACTGAGTATTGTTATGGGCATACAGGTTGATATTGTTGTATAGAAAAGCAGAGAACGAATTTTAAGTAAGGAGATATTGGCAGTGAGTGAAAAATGTGAGCAAAATTATGGCAGCTGCGGCGAAGTCTGCGAAGATAGAAAAGCAGCGAAAACGGATTTCCGGGTAGATCCGCATGAACTGAGTCATATCAAAAAGGTCATTGGTATTGTCAGCGGAAAAGGTGGAGTGGGAAAATCAGCGGTAACATCTATGCTTGCAGTAGCGATGCAAAGAAAAGGGTACCGCGTCGCGATACTGGACGCCGATGTGACCGGACCTTCTATTCCCAAAGCGTTCGGTATCAACGGTAAGGTTTCCGGCGGTGAATCCGGTTGGTTTCCATTGAAAAGTAAAACGGGGATTGACATTATGTCGATCAATTTGCTTTTGGAAAACGATACCGATCCGGTGATTTGGAGAGGCCCGATTCTGGGTAAGACGGTGAAGCAGTTTTGGACAGATGTTATTTGGGGTGATGTGGACTTTATGTTGATCGATATGCCGCCGGGCACCGGCGACGTACCGCTCACTATTTTTCAGTCTGTAGCGATAGACGGTATTATGATCGTCACTTCTCCGCAGGAACTTGTTTCGATGATTGTTTCAAAAGCGGTTAAAATGGCGGAAATGATGGCGATACCGGTTTTTGGTTTGGTTGAAAATATGTCCTATTTCATCTGCCCAGATAACGGTAAGAAATATAAAATATTTGGCGAAAGCCATATTGATGAAATTGCTGATCAGCATAAGCTGAAGATTCTTGCCAAAATTCCGCTTGCTCCAGAAATCTCTACAGCCTGCGATCAGGGTATGATTGAATTCCTTCAGGAGGATTGGTTGGATTCTCTTGCTCAATTACTAGAAAAAATGGAGGAGAAAGAAATGATGAGAATTGCTATTGCTGGCGAAGGAAAGAATGTGACGGAACATTTTGGTCATTGCGTTAATTTCCTGGTTTACGATGTGGAAAACGGTAAAATCATCAAGGAAGAAGCCATCCCGAATCCTGGTCATAAACCGGGTTTCCTGCCGAATTTTCTTGCCGATCGCGGTGTAAAGGTGATTATCAGTGGTGGCATGGGCGGCGGTGCAGTCGATATTTTTAACGAAAGAAATGTTGAAGTTGTCGTCGGGGCTTCTGGTGATGCCAAAGCAGCTGTTGAAAAGTATCTGAGAGGCGAACTGAAGACAACGGGATCTGTTTGCCACGAGCATCAGCATCAGGATGAATGCGGCAAATAGGAGACGGGGTGTCTCCATCGGGTTTTATCGGATGCAGTGATCAATCAATTTTGACATCCACAGAATCAAAAGCGATTTGCTACGAGCGAACGAGGAAACGCTAAGATTATAATAGTAGTTTTCCGGGCTTGAGGTGAGTTGCCTGACGCGAAGATTCACTTGTTCTGCGCTCGGAGAAGATGTGATTAAAAACACCGGTGTGGAATTCAGGTGAGTAAAGAGCGGAGCCGCATGGCTGAAATGTGTGAAAACGATACGCAATTGAGTTGTGCCTGCATCCGGGCTTTCATTAAAAATTCATAGCGAAACAGACGGAAAAAGCGGAGCCCTGTGACTGTAAAAGCAGACGCAAGGCTCTGTTCTGTTATCGTTGCAATGGGAAAAACCAGTCCGCTTCCGGCATCAAAAAGAAATATGTTTTGTGAATTGACGAATTTTTTCTTTGCTTTTAATCTTTTGCCGGTCATTATTGCCGGATGATCCAAGTCGGCTAGGATAATTATGCCTATCTGCCCATCAGTGATCAGAATCTGTCGCGAACCCGGCAGATGTTTGTCTGCCGCTTGCTGATATAAAAAAGGTGTTGACTCCGGAAAAAAAGAAAGTAGATACCTTGCTGATGATTCGGATGAAAAAAAGTAAGGGATTGGCTTGCAAGCGTTTGGTGCCATTGAATATCCGGGAGGCAATCTACGGAATTCATGAGAGGTGCTGTAGATGCCGGAAAAAAGCGGACGAGTTTTCATGATAAGTTCTTTTTCGGCAAGGATAAAGGACAATAAGCGCATCCGAAGGCGGCTTGCGTGAGGAGATTCCATGAAGATACAAGGTTTACAAAGAATGACATTACTGGACTATCCGGGTAAAATAGCAGCGACGGTGTTTACCGGCGGCTGTAATTTCCGGTGCCCTTTTTGCCACAATGCCGCTTTGGTTTTGCATCCGCAAAAAGATCAGAGCGGATTGGAACAAGAATTCTTTGGTTTTTTAGCCAAACGGCGAGGGTTATTGGATGGGATTTGCCTATCGGGGGGAGAGCCGCTTTTACAGGAGGACCTGAAAAATTTTATTTTTGAAATCAAATCCCTTGGTTTTTTGGTAAAGCTGGATACCAATGGAAGTTTTCCTTCTAAACTCAAAGAACTGGTCGGAGCCGGTCTGATCGATTATGTGGCAATGGACATTAAGAACTCTCCCGACGCGTATGCGAAAACGGCAGGGATAACTGACAATGTGCTGCCACAGATTAATGAGAGCGTCAATTTTTTGCTTTCGGGTGCCGTCGATTACGAGTTTCGTACGACGGTAGTAAAAGACTTTCATGCCAAAGAGAAT
This genomic window contains:
- a CDS encoding ZIP family metal transporter, yielding MIKALLWAGAGTGFTFLMTTLGAAMVFLFRKSMSGGIQKIFLGFAAGVMIAASVWSLLIPAIEEAQANGQIGWLPAAGGFILGIAFLYLLDQLIPHLHPQKNTREGLSSSMKRTSLLVMAVTLHNIPEGMAVGLSFALAAQHGGESAVYASALALALGIGIQNFPEGAAISLPLRQEGVSPQRAFFLGSMSGIVEPVFGVLTVLLAGVIIPYMPWLLSFAAGAMMYVVVEELIPEAHLGEHSNIGTLGVMLGFLIMMVLDVALG
- a CDS encoding DUF5320 domain-containing protein; amino-acid sequence: MLEKMLKIIIDICHKPCIIRIESGICQKQKEVNDMPRRDGTGPVGAGAMTGRGLGTCGAHAVKYGAGLGLALGLGYACRRGFGCGFGRNAFFNPSSAKTPKALLQEQKEALQRRLEVINQQLENS
- a CDS encoding NifB/NifX family molybdenum-iron cluster-binding protein — translated: MKIAIPVESKGIESDVCPSYGRAPFFLFYNTLTKESYYLDNSAVASQGGAGIRAAQVLADHGVKALLTPRCGENAKEVLQKAEIFVYKTIPGTAKQNIDAYLAGQLISLSDFHPSLHGHEK
- a CDS encoding ATPase, with the protein product MKNKSTKIAVLSGKGGTGKTLIAVNLAAAAGKSVYIDCDVEEPNGYLFFKPEAVDEEDITVKIPVIATALCKGCRQCVDFCKFNALAFIKNKPYVFEEVCHSCGGCLLLCPEKAITEKEKKIGKIEKGVSGRVTVNTGVMNTGETSGIPIIKKLLHENNSHNEVPVWIDCPPGSACLVMECIKDADYCILVAEPTLFGVQNLNMVYDLVRLFGKPYGVVLNKCLNGENPAEKFCTERSIPILGRIPFDHELGMLNSDAKIVARENERFRILFSTLLESVMKEVRHETIVDSQR
- a CDS encoding ATP-binding protein, with amino-acid sequence MKQLLILSGKGGTGKTTIASACIKISNAAAFADCDVDAPNLHLVMMLTCEPKHTDYYGMPKAEIDIKKCTACGKCTEFCRFQAISPLGGYKVDPFACEGCGVCVAICPVGAVLLKPTIAGKMMLYTDNGKVFSTAQLKMGSGSSGMLVTKVKNQMKSASGPATELAIIDGSPGIGCPVIASLSGIDMVLIVAEPTISGISDMERIIKTAGIFQTKIGVCVNKYDTNLANTERIEEFCRVKGLLFTGKIPFDPEAVKAINQGMTIVDVVCPSGTAVKEVFSNSLQLLYKEDNKPRA
- a CDS encoding P-loop NTPase, which gives rise to MSEKCEQNYGSCGEVCEDRKAAKTDFRVDPHELSHIKKVIGIVSGKGGVGKSAVTSMLAVAMQRKGYRVAILDADVTGPSIPKAFGINGKVSGGESGWFPLKSKTGIDIMSINLLLENDTDPVIWRGPILGKTVKQFWTDVIWGDVDFMLIDMPPGTGDVPLTIFQSVAIDGIMIVTSPQELVSMIVSKAVKMAEMMAIPVFGLVENMSYFICPDNGKKYKIFGESHIDEIADQHKLKILAKIPLAPEISTACDQGMIEFLQEDWLDSLAQLLEKMEEKEMMRIAIAGEGKNVTEHFGHCVNFLVYDVENGKIIKEEAIPNPGHKPGFLPNFLADRGVKVIISGGMGGGAVDIFNERNVEVVVGASGDAKAAVEKYLRGELKTTGSVCHEHQHQDECGK
- a CDS encoding anaerobic ribonucleoside-triphosphate reductase activating protein: MKIQGLQRMTLLDYPGKIAATVFTGGCNFRCPFCHNAALVLHPQKDQSGLEQEFFGFLAKRRGLLDGICLSGGEPLLQEDLKNFIFEIKSLGFLVKLDTNGSFPSKLKELVGAGLIDYVAMDIKNSPDAYAKTAGITDNVLPQINESVNFLLSGAVDYEFRTTVVKDFHAKENLIEIGKWIRGAQRYFLQNFVDSGDLIRPGLQGMDKTELSVLAEVVREFVPSVQIRGI